The following coding sequences are from one Salinicoccus sp. Bachu38 window:
- a CDS encoding Lrp/AsnC family transcriptional regulator has product MLDETDSLILDALRTNSRITMKELGEKVHLSGPAASTRVEKLEDARVIEGFTIKVNPEKMGYPVHAFITIFTSSSYHTHYLNLLEANEQYVVRNHKISGDGCYLLECHFPSNKVLDEFLVQLESHVNYKLSIVIN; this is encoded by the coding sequence ATGCTCGACGAAACAGATTCGCTCATTCTGGATGCTCTCAGGACAAACAGCCGCATCACGATGAAGGAACTCGGTGAAAAGGTGCATTTGAGTGGTCCTGCGGCTTCCACACGGGTGGAGAAGCTGGAAGATGCGAGAGTCATCGAAGGATTCACCATCAAAGTAAATCCGGAAAAGATGGGCTATCCGGTCCATGCCTTCATCACCATATTTACAAGCAGCTCTTACCACACTCACTATTTGAACTTGCTGGAGGCCAACGAACAGTACGTTGTCCGAAACCATAAAATCAGTGGAGACGGGTGCTATCTCCTCGAATGCCACTTCCCTTCAAACAAAGTACTGGATGAATTCCTCGTTCAGCTGGAATCCCATGTGAACTACAAGCTCTCAATCGTCATCAACTAA
- a CDS encoding phytoene desaturase family protein — protein sequence MPQKSVLIIGGGLGGLSAAISLAQKGYDVSLYEKNDHLGGKLNRLEQDGFGFDLGPSILTMPKVFEKLFTTSGKKMADYVPTVKLNHQWRSFFPDGNVIDLYEDMKDMQEKNPSLNEKDIKEYQKLLAYSKKLYDTTEQSYFKGVDDKKDILKYQGVFSTLKGFDLFSTVHQAIDKRISNKQLSDMLSYFIKYVGSSPYDAPAVLNMMIYMQHDQGVWYVPGGMDNLTKGLVQLAEEIGVTIHTGQHISELRNAEGRITGAVLDDGTQLNADYYVSNMEVIPTYEQLIGGQEAYVRKIKKKFEPASSGLVMHLGVKKTYPQLAHHNFFFAEDMKKQMHKIFHKHELPDDPVIYLVNVNKTDPDQAPPGHENLKVLPHIPYIQDEPFTAEAYERFAEQTLIKLERMGLKDLRQNIVTKDVWTPEDIQRVYGSDRGAIYGTLSDRKKNKGFKHPKQSEHYDNLYFVGGTVNPGGGMPMVTLSGQHVSDQIVQRDSDEG from the coding sequence ATGCCACAAAAAAGTGTATTGATCATCGGCGGCGGGCTCGGAGGGTTGTCTGCCGCCATTTCCCTGGCCCAAAAGGGATATGATGTATCGTTATATGAGAAGAATGACCACCTGGGCGGGAAGCTGAATCGTCTGGAGCAGGATGGCTTCGGCTTTGATCTCGGCCCTTCCATTTTGACGATGCCTAAAGTATTTGAAAAACTCTTTACGACAAGCGGAAAGAAGATGGCCGATTATGTGCCGACGGTCAAGCTGAATCATCAGTGGCGTTCCTTCTTCCCAGATGGCAATGTCATCGACCTGTATGAAGACATGAAGGACATGCAGGAAAAGAACCCGTCCTTGAATGAAAAGGACATCAAGGAGTATCAGAAGCTGCTCGCCTACTCCAAGAAGCTGTATGATACGACCGAACAGAGCTACTTCAAAGGGGTCGATGATAAGAAGGACATCCTGAAGTACCAGGGGGTATTCAGCACCTTGAAGGGCTTTGACCTGTTTTCGACGGTACACCAGGCGATCGACAAGCGTATCAGCAACAAGCAGTTGAGTGATATGCTTTCCTACTTCATTAAATACGTCGGTTCCTCCCCCTACGATGCACCCGCTGTATTGAACATGATGATATATATGCAGCATGATCAGGGCGTATGGTATGTACCGGGCGGGATGGACAACCTGACCAAGGGGCTTGTACAGCTTGCTGAAGAGATCGGCGTGACGATCCATACCGGGCAGCATATTTCTGAACTCCGAAATGCGGAAGGCAGGATCACCGGTGCCGTGCTGGATGATGGCACACAATTGAATGCAGACTATTATGTTTCCAATATGGAGGTCATTCCGACCTACGAACAGCTGATTGGCGGACAGGAGGCCTATGTCAGGAAAATCAAAAAGAAATTCGAGCCTGCCAGTTCCGGACTGGTCATGCATCTGGGGGTCAAGAAGACCTATCCCCAGCTTGCCCACCACAACTTCTTCTTTGCAGAAGATATGAAGAAGCAGATGCATAAAATATTCCATAAGCATGAACTGCCGGATGATCCAGTCATTTACCTGGTGAACGTCAACAAGACAGATCCGGACCAGGCGCCGCCAGGGCATGAGAACCTGAAGGTGCTCCCCCACATCCCATATATCCAGGACGAGCCTTTTACGGCTGAAGCCTATGAGCGGTTTGCAGAACAGACACTGATCAAACTCGAGCGTATGGGCCTGAAAGACCTGCGGCAAAACATCGTAACAAAGGATGTATGGACGCCGGAGGACATCCAGCGGGTGTACGGCTCCGACCGGGGTGCAATCTACGGCACCCTGTCCGACCGCAAGAAGAACAAGGGGTTCAAGCATCCAAAGCAGAGTGAGCACTATGACAACCTCTACTTCGTCGGGGGCACAGTGAATCCCGGAGGCGGGATGCCGATGGTTACATTGAGCGGCCAGCATGTCAGCGACCAGATTGTCCAGAGGGATTCGGACGAAGGTTGA